AAAACTCTGACCAGCAACTCAGTGAAATTGCATTTTCATTGGGCTTTAGTGATTTAAGTGCCTTTAGCCGGGCATTTAAGCGCTGGAGTGGTGTTACACCAAAGGAGTACAGAGAGGGTTGATCATTTGGAAGGGTTGATCACTTGAGACATTCAACTAGTTAATTAGACGCTAGTTTTTGTCATTCCCGCCTTAGCACACTACTGTCCGGAATAATTTTTTCATAATGCTAAGCCCCGTTGAAGGCTTAGCATTTCGTCCCATTCTTTCTTTTTCCTAATTCGATACTCTTCTATTTCAGGTCTTTGAAATAACGCTGTTTTTAATGTCACCAGCGTGATTCTAATTACTTCTTGTTGACCATGTCGCTTGTGGTAAAGGTGCACTAGTAAATACGTTATGATGGCGGTATAAATCTGTATTTTTACCGCATTCTCATTTCGGCCAAGGAACTTTTTTATCTTTAGGTTTTGCTTTAACCATTTGAAAAATAGTTCAATTCCCCAGCGTTTTTTATAAATCTCCGCTAACTCTATAGCTGTGCGATCAAGGTCATTCGTCGCTATTATTAATGGTGTGTCTTTGTCTGGTCTTGCCACCGTTATTCGCCTCAGCGCTGTACCGTAGTAATGGTTGATGCGCTTGCCGCCAGGGCGTTTGTTTTTAAATTCCACGAGTTCATCTTTTAAAATCGTTTCGTTTACTTCTTCGGGAATCAAATAATTCCCGACTACGTTGACCCCTGCATTTTTCTTGAATCGCGTGACGAAGCTCGCCCCCGCTTTGTCTATCTCAAACCACCAGTTGTAATCGCAATACCCCTTATCAATGGCATAAGTTGCCCCCTTTTCTATCTCAATTTGGCGGCCCCATTCAATATCATTAACATTAGGTGCGGTGATGCCCACCTTTACGGGCAAGTCATGTTCGGAAACCGTGACCATGTGGACTTTGAGTCCTTGAGTGCGATGTGTTTTATTGCTTTTAGTCCAGTCATCATAGCCCAACCCTTTCAATGGTATCGGGCTCGAATCCATTAAATACAATAGGTCGCCTACATCGCTCTTGAGCGACCCTTTAACATGCGCCATCAGTGCGCTACACGCCTCTGCAAACGCTTCACTATTGCGCTTTGCATTAGCGTCAGCAAGGGTAGAACGTTTGATTGAGCGTGTTCCCAAGTGATAGTGGTGAACCCCTTGGCTGTTAAATCCTGCCTCTAATTCTCGCAAGCTTTTGCAGTCATTAATTTGCGAATAAACCATCGCAATTAGCTGGTCCCAGCCACTAAACCCTTTACTGTGCTTATCCAAATCATGCTTGTCAGAGATTTTTTTAAAGAAACCTCTGGGTAGGCCTTTCATTAATTCGTTAAATCGGGTATTTCTATACATCTGCAGCACCTAAGTTTCGAGTCGTGTCTTAACTTTGTACCTTTACAGGTCAGGTGCTGCAACCCTTTCAGTCATTCCTCGCAAATTTATTCCGGACAGTAGTGCGCCTTAGCAGGAATGACAAACATTCGCCTTATGCTTCAACCTTATCTGAAACTAGCGCAATCACATCATTAACTGTCTTGATTTGCTCGGCCATATCGTCTGGAATTTCTACATCAAACTCTTCTTCAAACGCCATTACTAGCTCGACGGTATCTAATGAGTCTGCACCTAGGTCATCAATAAAATGAGCTTCAGCGGTTACTTTATCTTCTTCTACATCAAGCTGGTCACAAATAACTTTAATAATGCGGCTTTGAATATCAGACATTGAGTCTTCTCCATTATTTATTCAATTTGACTATCAATTTACGTTCTGAAATCTAATCAGTCGTTTCTGGATTTAATGTAAAGGTCAGGCTTTGACTTTTACAGGTTTAATAACAAATAGAAGGTCACCCCGATTCACCTGTTGCCCTGCAACACCTTTAATATGGGTGATTTTATACTTCTGGTCAGCCGGGTAAATATCTACCCCGCCCTTGTTAAAGCTGGCTAGCGAAAGAGGCTGGAACATCTTCATCGCCTCTAGTAAACAGAGTGTTTGCTCAACCGTTACTTCATCACCTTCTTCAATATATGAAGGCTGATCGGGTGATGGTGAGCGGTACATAATACTAGTAGAAGGCGCGAGCACTTTAAGCTCATCTGAGCCATCAACCACTATCGAAAAGTCTTCTGTTGATGCGGCTTCACTAGCACTGACTTTATCCTGCAGTGAGCTCAACTCAGCAGGGTCTCTCGCCACCAAATCCAACAGATACCCGGTATCATAATCACCTGATAAAAATACGGGGTCTTTCAATATAATCTGTAGCAGCGGAATGTTTGTATCAACTCCTTCAATAATCACTTGTGAGAGGTAATCAAACATTTTCTCTGTGGCTGCTTCTCGGGTGTCTGCATGCACAATCACCTGAGCAATCAAGTTGTCGTAAAATGGGGGTATCGCTTTACCATCATCCACCGTTACGATATGGGTGACTCCGTCAACTTTCGGGAACAGACACTTATTGACCATTCCAGGGGTTGGTACAACTTTTAGCTCGCCCTGATCAACCGAGACGCTTTCTGCATTGATACGCACTTCGATTGCATACCCGTTCTCTTTGAGTTCCATCTCATCAATGGATTTACCCATCGCGATACGATATTGCTCTCTGACTATATCGATGCCGCTGACAAGCTCGGTCACGGGGTGCTCAACCTGCAAGCGCGTATTCATCTCCATGAAATACAACGACTCACGATCAAGATCATAGATAAACTCTACTGTTCCGGCACCATGATAACCGCAGGCTTCTGCCAACTTATAAGCGGAGTCTTTAGCGATTTTCTCTTGCGCAGCTGGTAGAGCGGTAGAAACAGACTCTTCAATAATTTTCTGT
This genomic window from Alkalimarinus sediminis contains:
- a CDS encoding acyl carrier protein, with amino-acid sequence MNNGEDSMSDIQSRIIKVICDQLDVEEDKVTAEAHFIDDLGADSLDTVELVMAFEEEFDVEIPDDMAEQIKTVNDVIALVSDKVEA
- a CDS encoding IS4 family transposase; the protein is MYRNTRFNELMKGLPRGFFKKISDKHDLDKHSKGFSGWDQLIAMVYSQINDCKSLRELEAGFNSQGVHHYHLGTRSIKRSTLADANAKRNSEAFAEACSALMAHVKGSLKSDVGDLLYLMDSSPIPLKGLGYDDWTKSNKTHRTQGLKVHMVTVSEHDLPVKVGITAPNVNDIEWGRQIEIEKGATYAIDKGYCDYNWWFEIDKAGASFVTRFKKNAGVNVVGNYLIPEEVNETILKDELVEFKNKRPGGKRINHYYGTALRRITVARPDKDTPLIIATNDLDRTAIELAEIYKKRWGIELFFKWLKQNLKIKKFLGRNENAVKIQIYTAIITYLLVHLYHKRHGQQEVIRITLVTLKTALFQRPEIEEYRIRKKKEWDEMLSLQRGLAL